Proteins from a genomic interval of Methanoplanus endosymbiosus:
- a CDS encoding DEAD/DEAH box helicase → MRIITDNFKDINLEFNFKRRTGNPVILFYINNIEYMIVPAFAEDLLSGKTERADVWKGSKKPGYLSITGDKSGSGKRELEIHIKDVIYRVPLENFSSVIENESKIHGKIDLEEVIKKNKEQTLIIEKENKVRKLKENARKSEGKIKNSRRYEVIDFSGDIPGLIKSLKANSMFKAGIVEEKIIEEKPAVFENPHHCVYKIYEFLRNEGIQLYSHQTETIEHAINGRNVIITTPTASGKSLAFMVPIINSIINNPKSRALLIYPTKALISDQLKSIREMVGKIDPAIKVEKYDGDTKPDERKRIRQNKPSILITNPDMLHIGILHNHKQWSFLFSNLSYVVMDEAHTYRGVFGSHIALLTRRLKLIAGRYNSDPNFILSSATIANPVEHAENLTGEKFVLVDKNGSKTNEKTFIFYQADKPSQVKQTAELLAYLSSSGIQTLCFAKTRRSTELIADAAKKIVREESTYNSTKPCKIVSYRSGYRSGERAEIEAGIKSGKTMGISSTNALELGIDIGSLDCVIISGYPGSIMSTWQQAGRAGRKYSSSLVIFMGFNNPLEKFIINNPDEFFNKPSEHATIDTSNKYILTDHLICALMENGELSAEHNSIFNCDIDEKLEKAAASAFYKHLIKKDKNKWYPVEKKHIQGDVQIRNGTSGETFKVISRNKVIETLSKEQVYREGHEGAIILHGDGRYRVSKLDLKTHSVYVTEENTENHTIAESDITVKTGRILNKIPVGKLEINFSQMIVQERYTKYSEHDYKGKISEYCLNLPPVSIETKGLWFTIPKEAIDKSGPDLKTSEILKGLKGVENILSVVIPHFVLCDHNDIRCAVYDKYGPKNEATVIIFDNYMGGVGLSEKAQKELYNILKMALNIVQSCKCKNGCISCIYSYNDAEERRPDKEMTITILKDLLQQFKCQE, encoded by the coding sequence ATGAGAATAATCACTGACAATTTTAAAGATATAAACCTGGAATTTAATTTCAAAAGAAGAACCGGCAATCCTGTCATTCTTTTTTACATCAATAATATAGAATATATGATTGTTCCCGCTTTTGCTGAGGATCTCTTATCCGGAAAAACAGAGAGGGCAGATGTCTGGAAAGGTTCAAAAAAACCCGGATATCTTAGTATAACCGGAGATAAATCCGGCAGTGGCAAAAGAGAGCTTGAAATTCATATAAAAGATGTTATTTACAGAGTACCATTGGAAAATTTCTCTTCTGTCATTGAGAATGAGAGTAAAATACATGGCAAAATTGACCTTGAAGAGGTAATTAAGAAGAACAAAGAGCAGACCCTTATAATTGAAAAGGAAAATAAAGTCCGGAAATTAAAAGAAAATGCCCGGAAGTCTGAAGGAAAAATAAAAAATTCCAGGAGATATGAGGTAATAGATTTCAGCGGAGATATCCCCGGACTGATAAAATCCTTAAAGGCAAATTCCATGTTTAAAGCCGGAATTGTTGAAGAGAAGATTATTGAAGAAAAACCTGCTGTATTTGAAAATCCACACCACTGTGTTTATAAAATCTATGAATTCCTTAGAAATGAAGGCATTCAGCTATATAGTCACCAGACTGAGACGATTGAACATGCCATTAATGGCAGAAACGTAATCATCACAACACCAACTGCAAGCGGAAAATCACTTGCATTCATGGTTCCGATAATCAACTCAATAATCAATAACCCAAAATCAAGGGCATTGCTGATCTATCCGACAAAGGCTCTGATATCCGACCAGTTAAAATCAATACGTGAGATGGTTGGAAAGATAGATCCGGCAATAAAGGTTGAAAAATATGACGGGGACACAAAACCTGATGAAAGAAAGAGAATCCGGCAGAATAAACCCTCAATATTAATAACAAATCCTGATATGCTGCATATAGGAATATTGCACAATCATAAACAGTGGTCGTTTCTCTTCTCAAACCTAAGTTACGTGGTGATGGATGAGGCACATACATACAGGGGTGTATTTGGTTCACATATTGCTCTTCTTACAAGAAGGCTGAAACTTATTGCAGGAAGATATAACTCTGATCCAAATTTTATTCTCTCATCCGCAACCATTGCAAACCCTGTAGAGCATGCAGAAAACCTGACAGGAGAGAAATTTGTCCTTGTTGATAAAAACGGTTCAAAGACAAACGAAAAGACATTCATATTCTATCAGGCAGATAAACCGTCACAGGTAAAACAGACCGCTGAACTGCTTGCATATCTTTCATCTTCCGGTATTCAGACGCTCTGCTTTGCAAAGACCAGAAGGTCCACAGAACTTATTGCAGATGCGGCAAAGAAGATCGTCAGGGAAGAGAGTACATATAACTCCACAAAACCCTGCAAAATTGTATCCTACCGGTCAGGGTACCGCTCAGGTGAAAGAGCAGAGATCGAAGCCGGGATAAAATCCGGGAAAACAATGGGGATTTCTTCAACAAATGCACTTGAACTTGGGATAGATATAGGCTCTCTTGACTGTGTAATTATCTCAGGCTATCCGGGTTCAATAATGTCCACCTGGCAGCAGGCAGGGCGTGCAGGAAGAAAGTACAGTTCTTCACTCGTTATATTTATGGGATTTAACAACCCGCTTGAGAAATTTATAATCAACAATCCGGATGAATTCTTTAATAAACCAAGTGAACATGCAACGATAGATACCTCAAACAAATATATCCTGACTGACCACCTCATCTGTGCACTGATGGAAAACGGGGAGCTTTCAGCAGAGCATAACAGCATATTTAACTGTGATATAGATGAAAAATTAGAGAAAGCAGCAGCATCGGCATTTTATAAACACCTGATTAAAAAAGACAAAAATAAGTGGTATCCTGTTGAAAAAAAGCATATTCAGGGCGATGTTCAGATCAGAAACGGGACATCCGGTGAAACATTCAAAGTTATCAGCCGGAATAAAGTAATAGAGACATTATCTAAAGAGCAGGTATATCGTGAAGGGCATGAAGGTGCAATTATACTTCATGGTGATGGCAGATATCGTGTTTCTAAACTTGACTTAAAAACTCACAGTGTATATGTCACAGAAGAGAATACCGAAAATCATACCATTGCTGAATCTGATATAACTGTTAAAACTGGCCGGATTTTAAATAAAATTCCGGTGGGAAAACTTGAGATAAACTTCAGCCAGATGATAGTGCAGGAGAGATATACAAAATACTCAGAACATGACTACAAAGGAAAGATATCTGAGTATTGCCTGAATCTTCCTCCGGTATCAATAGAAACAAAAGGGCTGTGGTTTACAATCCCAAAAGAGGCTATAGATAAATCAGGACCGGACCTGAAAACATCTGAGATCCTCAAAGGGTTAAAAGGCGTTGAAAATATACTCTCTGTTGTGATTCCGCATTTTGTCCTCTGTGATCACAATGATATAAGGTGTGCTGTATATGATAAATACGGACCGAAAAACGAGGCGACAGTCATAATATTTGACAATTACATGGGTGGTGTCGGATTATCTGAAAAAGCACAGAAGGAGTTGTACAATATTTTAAAGATGGCACTCAACATTGTCCAGAGCTGTAAATGTAAAAACGGGTGCATTTCATGTATATATTCGTATAATGACGCAGAAGAGCGTAGACCTGACAAAGAGATGACCATAACAATCCTGAAAGATCTGTTACAGCAGTTTAAATGTCAGGAATAA
- a CDS encoding right-handed parallel beta-helix repeat-containing protein → MDTNQSLALELTEESRIITGTVNEMPDNNTLAADIEDFSPENGFDTESEVFSGQMSNAVKSSDKPETCTNQLLMQKRTFDGALPYIENRTVWYVDASAPEGGDGSKAEPFRQVQTALDVCNASEKNTILIAHAGGILYDRFVVEIPDVIIRSESDSPKEYPTISDPENTGVIISADNVWLCKLIITECNATYEVPDMGRSGGGIFVHDCANTEIKRCTVINNTAETGAGISFYNAEGAIRGTDLSGNYADTGGAVLLFNSSVWISNSTIHENVGFEGAGIVVYDSISEIHNSEIYYNTALSGSGVLFINSENRIFNSDISYNLAIIGGGILDVASLTSVHWCDVNYNHAYIGAGIYSAISETELHDTDFYSNIADKGAGYAGDASEDRIYSCNFTGNYAYSGAGIAITNGDSEICGTDIQYNRILRDTDNNDSVFHLIQEKLNIPEGTIYQDCISSQYFDENLMQYLSVPEISEDIGVQSGVGILIEESENITICNNLIRFNAPTENQTSLIVGGGVALMDSSGCISDNTINSNSADYGAGIFCMNSTTSITDNNVRNNNATMIGAGICQMAGVAEISGNRISKNNATGFGAGIQTVTGKTIIRDNIIKINKAGEGGAGICQIGGKSRIIDNTISSNDAGNGTEIISGGGGVMVAGLYIDPELLSAPEKLSEILNNPDSEFFTGNIADYITETAGTDIYINEEELSEDPDLFWDIYSDDDLDADDDLFLSSDIAADSDGLTLTAKATFRRNTIESNSAITGGGGVKVLGSKVKFKKNIIVDNSANRGGAADIIASRALFDSDKIRKNDAVRGGGLSLIASQCSVGFTKLKNNNATSYGGGLSSIGGQLFIYEGEISGNYAGTGGGGINLLECWVNYYGGVICGNSAPGSGNLSGGGGINIIGAAYSGEAAREISDAAGITSDTAIQEINNDLIHLTLASSEDDGYLQPDINSEDGVIMRNNIYSAIIENNTASSGGGINIIGSEYENIIGCYVSDNTATISGGGISLVASNDTRIVETTVSTNSAPEGDGIYIQDSRGFTEYNNIFMNKENILAKSTEAAPFAWDALLNHTIYKAFTVTGSPYGGGSVWAKPDGTGMSQTCTDADLDGICDSCTYTVNDTDGTIVGVDELPLYYNPEYGTLIVLTEPEGAEIEIDGKTYGRESDAGYYMPAGNYSVNITLQNYFDAPLYTVPVKTGEIEYIEYSFTDIPKFRSTGSGHAPLNFVADATKTSADLKSWKWHIVSPDGTDHSYDGGSVQTYLNDTGNYTVTLDAVWDSKTTTSVPKIIRVMEAPPEPKASEKAGTKINGTRTETLPDGSQVIFINTSKAGNVTTTNDGIVVEKPDGTKIEIKTNETPSKSGGSVSGQVTSVTMQQPELNALLGSGLGNASVGVSMTMDEYDGDASVSTEISAGCADDARNAFSVAVPGLKDVAYTIYFTKSGFDNSSAISEATISFSVNTSWVNSMGGPQRITIVRWKDDGMSENINPTYLGISGTESLFKVTTDGFSVYGVAGFSVQSSYESSRDDDNSVGITDAENLATGKTVALTMSSSAFTGIALTPVKEIPDLRITAQVMNNPESGMGVPEGGNAAVMEYVKTVLYYTTSASLENVAYTAEIPEKWLEENNSSLPEIWYYNESALSWNMLEILNITEENGNKIVTVKAEMPGFGWFAVGSVTDEFITGETLPFGPGPVIPSEVPDKTVKPESTKPAEPAGTEKTETPEATATPTPTPLPGTVVLTGISLAAAFILLRREH, encoded by the coding sequence TTGGATACAAATCAAAGTTTAGCATTGGAATTAACCGAAGAATCCAGAATTATTACCGGCACTGTAAACGAAATGCCGGATAACAATACTCTGGCAGCAGATATTGAAGACTTCAGTCCGGAAAACGGGTTTGATACTGAATCTGAAGTTTTCTCCGGACAGATGTCAAATGCAGTTAAGAGCAGTGATAAGCCGGAAACCTGCACAAATCAGCTGCTGATGCAGAAGAGAACATTCGATGGTGCTCTCCCCTACATTGAGAACAGAACTGTCTGGTATGTTGATGCGAGCGCGCCTGAAGGTGGAGACGGTTCAAAGGCAGAACCTTTCAGGCAGGTCCAGACAGCACTTGATGTCTGCAATGCCTCTGAAAAAAATACCATCCTCATAGCCCATGCCGGAGGAATTTTGTATGACAGATTTGTTGTGGAAATTCCGGACGTTATCATCCGTTCAGAATCCGACAGTCCAAAAGAATATCCGACAATATCAGATCCTGAAAACACCGGGGTTATTATTTCGGCTGACAACGTCTGGCTCTGTAAACTAATAATTACAGAATGCAATGCCACTTATGAAGTTCCGGACATGGGTAGATCCGGAGGAGGAATTTTTGTTCATGACTGTGCAAATACAGAAATTAAGCGCTGTACTGTCATCAACAATACCGCAGAAACGGGTGCCGGCATATCATTTTACAATGCAGAGGGTGCCATAAGGGGAACTGATTTATCAGGGAACTATGCTGATACAGGTGGCGCTGTATTGTTATTCAACAGTTCTGTATGGATCTCCAATTCCACAATTCATGAAAATGTCGGCTTTGAAGGTGCCGGTATTGTCGTATATGATAGTATCTCCGAAATTCATAATTCTGAGATATATTATAATACTGCATTATCGGGCTCCGGAGTTCTCTTCATAAATTCAGAAAATAGAATTTTCAATTCTGATATTTCATATAACCTTGCAATAATTGGTGGTGGAATCCTTGATGTGGCCAGTCTGACATCAGTCCATTGGTGTGATGTCAATTATAACCATGCATATATTGGCGCCGGAATCTATAGTGCTATTTCAGAGACAGAGCTGCACGACACTGATTTCTATAGCAATATAGCTGACAAAGGTGCAGGGTATGCAGGTGATGCAAGTGAAGACAGAATCTACTCGTGCAATTTCACCGGAAATTATGCTTATTCGGGTGCGGGAATTGCAATAACTAACGGAGATTCTGAGATCTGCGGAACAGATATACAATACAACAGAATATTGAGAGATACAGATAATAATGATTCAGTATTCCATCTTATTCAGGAGAAACTCAATATTCCGGAGGGAACAATTTATCAGGACTGCATATCCAGTCAGTATTTTGATGAAAATTTAATGCAATATCTTTCAGTTCCGGAGATCTCTGAAGATATAGGTGTGCAGTCAGGTGTTGGTATTCTTATAGAAGAATCTGAGAACATTACAATCTGCAACAATCTTATTAGATTCAATGCTCCGACAGAGAACCAGACCTCATTAATAGTTGGCGGCGGAGTTGCACTAATGGACTCCAGCGGCTGTATTTCAGATAATACAATTAACAGTAATTCTGCTGACTATGGTGCGGGAATATTCTGTATGAATTCAACCACCAGCATTACTGACAATAATGTCAGAAATAATAACGCCACAATGATCGGTGCGGGTATATGCCAGATGGCAGGAGTGGCAGAGATATCCGGCAACAGAATTTCTAAAAATAATGCTACAGGATTTGGTGCCGGAATTCAGACTGTTACAGGAAAAACTATAATCCGGGACAATATTATTAAAATTAACAAGGCAGGAGAGGGCGGAGCAGGCATATGCCAGATAGGCGGTAAATCCAGAATTATTGATAATACTATATCTTCAAATGATGCCGGAAACGGAACAGAAATTATCTCTGGTGGCGGAGGTGTAATGGTTGCCGGACTGTATATTGATCCTGAATTATTATCAGCTCCTGAAAAACTGTCTGAGATATTGAATAATCCGGACTCAGAGTTTTTCACCGGAAATATTGCAGATTATATAACTGAAACAGCCGGAACCGACATTTACATTAATGAAGAAGAACTCTCCGAAGATCCTGATCTCTTCTGGGATATATACTCTGATGATGATCTGGATGCAGATGATGATCTCTTTTTATCCTCAGATATTGCAGCAGATTCAGATGGTTTAACATTGACTGCAAAGGCAACATTCAGAAGGAATACAATTGAAAGCAATTCAGCAATCACCGGAGGTGGAGGTGTTAAAGTCTTAGGCTCGAAGGTGAAATTTAAGAAAAATATAATTGTTGACAATAGTGCCAATAGGGGAGGTGCGGCAGACATAATTGCATCACGGGCATTATTTGACTCTGATAAAATCAGGAAGAACGATGCAGTGCGTGGTGGTGGATTAAGTCTTATAGCTTCACAGTGCTCAGTTGGATTTACAAAACTGAAGAATAACAACGCAACATCATACGGCGGTGGTCTCAGTTCAATTGGTGGGCAGTTGTTCATTTATGAAGGAGAGATATCCGGCAACTATGCCGGAACAGGCGGTGGAGGAATTAATTTACTTGAATGTTGGGTGAACTATTACGGAGGAGTAATTTGTGGCAACTCGGCTCCGGGAAGCGGAAACTTATCCGGCGGAGGTGGAATTAATATCATTGGTGCAGCCTACTCTGGAGAAGCAGCCCGTGAAATCAGTGACGCAGCAGGAATAACATCTGATACTGCAATTCAGGAGATCAATAATGATTTAATTCACCTGACTCTGGCATCTTCAGAAGATGACGGGTATCTACAGCCGGACATTAATTCCGAAGATGGAGTTATAATGCGTAATAATATATACAGTGCAATTATTGAGAACAATACTGCCAGTTCCGGTGGTGGAATTAACATAATTGGTTCTGAATATGAAAATATAATAGGATGCTATGTTTCAGACAACACAGCCACTATATCCGGCGGAGGAATATCTCTTGTTGCCTCAAATGATACCAGAATTGTGGAGACAACAGTTTCAACCAATAGTGCACCCGAAGGTGACGGCATATATATTCAGGATTCACGCGGCTTTACTGAGTATAACAATATCTTCATGAATAAGGAAAATATCCTTGCAAAATCAACAGAAGCTGCACCATTTGCATGGGATGCTTTACTAAACCATACAATATATAAGGCATTTACAGTTACAGGCAGCCCTTACGGCGGAGGAAGCGTATGGGCAAAACCAGACGGCACAGGAATGTCACAGACCTGCACTGACGCTGACCTTGACGGAATCTGTGACTCGTGTACATATACTGTCAATGATACAGATGGCACAATAGTCGGTGTTGATGAACTGCCACTCTATTACAACCCGGAATATGGTACACTCATTGTGTTAACAGAACCTGAAGGTGCAGAGATAGAAATTGACGGAAAGACTTACGGGCGTGAGTCAGATGCAGGATATTATATGCCCGCCGGAAATTATTCTGTTAATATAACCCTTCAGAATTACTTTGATGCACCATTATATACAGTACCTGTGAAAACCGGAGAGATAGAATATATTGAATACAGTTTCACAGATATTCCGAAATTCCGTTCAACCGGTTCAGGACATGCTCCTTTAAACTTTGTGGCAGATGCAACCAAAACTTCAGCAGACCTGAAATCATGGAAGTGGCATATAGTTTCTCCGGACGGAACAGATCATTCATATGATGGAGGCAGTGTGCAGACTTATCTCAATGACACAGGCAATTACACAGTAACCCTTGATGCAGTATGGGACAGTAAAACAACCACATCGGTCCCTAAGATTATCCGTGTAATGGAGGCACCGCCGGAACCAAAGGCTTCAGAGAAGGCAGGTACTAAAATAAACGGCACAAGGACAGAAACCCTTCCTGATGGTTCACAGGTTATTTTCATAAATACAAGCAAAGCCGGCAATGTTACGACAACCAATGACGGCATTGTAGTAGAGAAACCGGATGGGACAAAGATCGAAATAAAGACAAATGAAACACCCTCTAAATCAGGAGGCAGTGTTTCAGGACAGGTAACATCCGTAACTATGCAGCAGCCTGAACTTAACGCATTACTCGGCAGCGGACTTGGTAATGCCTCAGTCGGTGTTTCAATGACGATGGATGAATATGATGGAGATGCCAGTGTATCAACAGAGATCTCAGCCGGATGTGCTGATGATGCAAGGAATGCCTTCTCAGTTGCAGTGCCAGGCTTAAAAGATGTAGCATATACCATTTACTTCACAAAATCCGGCTTTGACAATAGTTCTGCAATATCTGAGGCCACCATAAGCTTCTCAGTCAATACCTCGTGGGTAAATTCAATGGGCGGCCCTCAGAGAATTACCATTGTCAGGTGGAAGGATGACGGAATGAGTGAGAACATCAACCCGACATATCTTGGAATTTCAGGCACTGAATCACTCTTCAAAGTGACAACAGACGGATTTTCAGTCTATGGCGTTGCCGGATTTTCAGTACAGTCATCATATGAAAGCAGCAGGGATGATGACAACTCTGTAGGCATCACTGATGCAGAGAATCTCGCAACCGGAAAAACGGTGGCGCTTACGATGAGCAGCTCTGCTTTTACAGGAATTGCACTCACTCCGGTAAAGGAGATACCTGATCTGAGAATTACTGCACAGGTTATGAACAATCCTGAGAGCGGTATGGGAGTTCCGGAAGGCGGCAATGCAGCAGTTATGGAATATGTAAAGACAGTTCTGTATTATACAACATCTGCGTCCCTTGAAAATGTGGCATATACAGCAGAAATTCCGGAAAAATGGCTGGAAGAGAACAACAGTTCACTCCCGGAAATCTGGTATTACAATGAATCAGCACTTTCATGGAATATGCTTGAAATTCTGAATATTACAGAAGAGAACGGAAATAAAATTGTAACAGTAAAAGCAGAGATGCCCGGATTCGGATGGTTTGCAGTCGGATCAGTGACAGATGAATTTATCACCGGAGAAACCCTGCCATTTGGGCCGGGACCTGTAATCCCGTCAGAAGTTCCGGATAAGACAGTAAAGCCGGAGTCCACAAAACCTGCGGAACCAGCCGGAACTGAAAAGACTGAGACCCCAGAAGCAACAGCAACACCAACACCAACACCACTTCCGGGAACTGTTGTATTAACCGGCATCTCTCTTGCAGCAGCATTTATTCTGCTTAGAAGAGAGCATTAA
- a CDS encoding PAS domain-containing protein has product MISILIIDDKPPVVDIEEIVTDRNYPFRLKTITEIQEALKEIKSNNPDIIIINSRKSDLNVHNLLRGIKKELKPIPHIVLISSFKPEFISECVSHGLNIHLINEDNTEEELRKLNLFLSKYSELYEERNIKSLKDAKYRSLLESMDDSIYMVDSDCRYLYMNRKHLMRLGKSSELYRGRRYQDFHAESEYRKFSEIISNVFETGKIFREEYNCDRFRLNRTFTPVSNIEDDSVVAVNIVSKRRGPSGREGTGNTEENDTGTEEEDKSVYVVDRECRYLSINQAHQERLGLKPEYIYSGKRYAEFHPEGKSESFAEIITKVFSDGDYFLDEYSCCENHFSRRFCPVKDPETDKVIAVTVISSNITSRKISEKSLIESNKKLNLLNSITRHDILNNLTALQGYLEILIEDAPDEKNLKYFRIMKKASDSIQDQISFSKDYQDIGVEKPVWQDADELIRKSSLSLSMGKIAVHSDLSGLRIFADRMVEKVFYNLIQNAVSYGGTITEINFTATEKSDELIILCRDNGTGIPDEEKMKIFQRGYGKNTGLGLFLSKEILSITGISIMESGTYGEGACFEIKIPRLVYSFK; this is encoded by the coding sequence TTGATTTCAATACTTATCATAGATGATAAACCGCCTGTAGTTGATATTGAAGAAATTGTTACTGACAGGAATTATCCCTTCAGGTTAAAAACAATTACAGAGATTCAGGAAGCCCTGAAAGAGATAAAGAGCAATAATCCGGATATAATTATAATTAACAGCAGAAAAAGCGATCTTAATGTTCATAATTTATTAAGGGGAATAAAAAAAGAACTAAAGCCAATCCCGCATATAGTATTAATCTCCAGTTTTAAACCGGAATTTATCAGTGAATGTGTAAGTCATGGGCTGAATATCCACCTGATTAATGAGGATAACACGGAAGAGGAACTGAGAAAATTAAACTTATTTCTCAGTAAATATTCAGAACTTTACGAGGAGAGAAATATTAAATCATTAAAAGATGCAAAATACCGGTCTCTGTTAGAGTCAATGGATGATTCAATTTACATGGTTGACTCCGACTGCCGTTACCTCTACATGAATAGAAAGCATCTCATGCGTCTTGGGAAATCAAGTGAACTGTACAGAGGAAGGAGATATCAGGACTTCCATGCCGAATCTGAATACAGAAAATTTTCTGAGATCATCAGCAATGTTTTTGAAACCGGAAAAATTTTCCGGGAAGAGTACAACTGTGACAGATTCAGGTTAAACAGAACCTTTACTCCGGTCAGTAATATTGAAGATGACAGTGTGGTTGCAGTAAATATTGTATCCAAAAGAAGGGGTCCGTCCGGCAGAGAAGGTACAGGTAATACTGAAGAGAATGATACAGGTACTGAGGAAGAGGACAAATCAGTATATGTAGTTGACAGAGAATGCCGGTATTTATCTATAAACCAGGCACATCAGGAGAGGCTTGGGCTGAAACCTGAATATATATACTCTGGAAAGAGATATGCGGAGTTTCATCCGGAAGGAAAAAGTGAATCCTTTGCAGAAATTATAACAAAAGTATTCTCTGACGGTGATTATTTCCTTGATGAGTACAGCTGCTGTGAAAACCATTTTTCCAGAAGATTCTGCCCGGTAAAAGATCCTGAGACTGATAAAGTCATTGCAGTGACTGTGATCTCCTCCAATATAACCAGCCGGAAGATCTCAGAAAAAAGCCTGATTGAATCAAATAAAAAACTTAACCTCTTAAACAGCATAACCAGGCATGACATACTGAATAATCTGACAGCTTTACAGGGCTATCTCGAAATTTTAATAGAAGATGCTCCGGATGAGAAAAACCTGAAATATTTCAGGATTATGAAAAAAGCCTCAGATTCAATACAGGACCAGATCTCCTTCTCTAAAGACTATCAGGATATAGGGGTTGAAAAACCCGTATGGCAGGATGCTGATGAGTTAATAAGAAAATCCTCTTTATCATTATCTATGGGAAAGATTGCAGTACATTCAGATTTAAGTGGACTCAGGATTTTTGCAGACCGGATGGTTGAGAAAGTATTTTATAATCTCATCCAGAATGCAGTATCATATGGGGGTACAATCACTGAGATTAATTTTACTGCAACCGAAAAGTCTGATGAATTAATAATATTGTGCAGAGATAATGGCACCGGCATTCCGGATGAAGAGAAGATGAAAATATTTCAGAGAGGATATGGCAAAAATACCGGACTGGGATTATTTTTATCAAAGGAGATATTATCAATAACAGGAATATCAATCATGGAAAGTGGAACCTATGGAGAAGGGGCATGTTTTGAAATTAAAATCCCACGTCTGGTATATTCATTCAAATGA